GTCATCCTTCCCATTTAGTCATTCCTAGTCTTTTCAATAATTCTTGTGTTATTTCTGATTGTGATATTTGTGATCGTTCTAAGCATACTAGACTACCTTTTCCTATTCATGCCAATAAAAGTACTACAgtttttaatagaattttttgtgatatatggggtggCTATCATACTCATTCCCTTTGTAGTGCACATTATTTTCTcactattgttgatgatttctctcgCACCACTTGGATTTATCTCATGCGCTATAAATCCAAAGCATGCACTTATCTTATGCATTTCTTTGCTCTTATTCAAAACCAATTCAATACCACCATTAAAAGAATTCACACTGACAATGGCCAAGAATTCCTTtcttataaatttcaaaattatcttCATGACCACGACATTATTCATAAACGTACCTATGTTGAAACTTCTCAACAAAATGATGTTGCGGAACGTAAACATCGACAACTCTTGAATGTCGCTCATAGTCTGCACTTTCAAGCTCACTTACCTCTAAAATTTTGGGGTGAATGTGTCCTCACTGCTGCCTATCTCATAAACCACACACCTAGTCTTattcttcaaaataaatctCCTTTTGAACTTCTCTTTAATACCCCACCCAAATATGACCATCTCTGAGTTTTTGGCTGCCTTTGTTATGCCCAAACTCTCCAAGCTTCAAGCGATAAATTTTCTCCCCGCGCCTTTAAGTGTCTTTTTCTCGGTTATCCTAGCACTCATAGAGCATTCAAACTCTACAATCTAGACACTCAGGCCATTCTTTATTCTCGTGATGTCACCTTTCACGAGCACCATTTCACTTTCCAGGAtatcccttcttcttcttccacctCGCTATCTATCATTCCTCTCCCTGTTCTTGAACCCGTTTTACCATCCCTCCTTACTTCCCAACCTTCTCCTTCTGAACCTTCTCTTCCCAACTATTCTCCTTCTCCTCCTTCTTCACCTACTCATCCTCGTCGCACCATTACTAGACCTGCCTATCTTCAGGATTTTATATGCCTGACCACACACACCAAGTCTACTGCATCTTTCTCCGCTGCATCAACCTAAGGTACTGCACATCCTttatcttcttttctctcttattctcgtttttcttcttctcatcttattttttaaattctctcaCTGTTTCTGCTGACCCTTCTTGTTATTCCATTGCTATTTGTCATGCCTATTAGCACTATGCCATGTCTGCTGAACTTCATGCCCTTGAAGCCAATTCAACTTGGACACTTAAGTCCCTTCCCCCTAGCAAGAAACCCATTGACTGCAAATGGGCGTTCAAAACTAAGCTCAAAGCCGATGGCTCTGTCAAAAAATACAAAGCTCGGTTAGTTGTCAAAGGCTATACTCAAGTTGAAGGTCTCGACTACCATGAGATTTTTGCTCCTGTTgccaaaatgactattgttcGGTGTTTGTTGGCTGTCGCTACTTCTCGCCAATGGATTATTCACCAACTTGATGTCAATTATGCCTTCTTACACTGGACCTTAATGAGGAAGTTTACATGACTCCCCCTCCTAGTTATTGTTCGAAAGTGGAGACTCGTGTCTGTCGCCTTTTGctatggcctcaaacaagcctCCCACAATTAGTTTTTTAAACTAACAGTGTGCTTCTTCATGCaggtttttctcaatctcaggcGAATCACTCTTTATTCACTCTGGTTACTTCTACCAATGTCACTCTTGTTCTTGTCTATGTCGACGATATCTTGGTTGCTAGCAATGATCGCTCCCAAATTGAGGTCTTCAAAAGTGTTCTCTCCACCCACTTCAAAACTAAAGACCTTGGTcccctcaaatattttcttggtttagAAGTTACTCGCTCACCCCAAGACATCTTTCTCAACCAATGCAAATATGCTCTTGACATCTTATCTGATAGTGGTCAACTCGGTGCTCGGACTGCTTCTTTCCCCATGGAACATAACTTAAAGCTCACCAACCACGACAGCTCCCTTCTTCTAGATCCTGCTCCTTATTGTCGACTTGTTGGTCGTCTCATATATATGACTATCACACGTCCTAATATTGTCTTTGCAGTGAACATTCTCAGTCAATTCATGCACGCTCCTCATGCCCCTCACATGCAGGCTGCCACTCGCGTTTTTTGCTACCTCAAAGGTAGTCCCGGACAAGGCATTTTTTTCGACTCCTCCAACTCTCTTCATGTTACTGCCCACACTGATTCCGATTGGGCCGGCTTTCTCACCACTCGTCTCTCTACCACCAGCTACTTTGTTCAAATTGGCACCAATCCTATTTCCTATCGTCCCAGAAAACGGACCATAGTGGCTTGTTCCtctgctgaagctgaatatcGCATCATGACCGTTACCACTTGTGAACTTACTTGATTGAAACAGCTTCTCACTAATCTTGGTCTCTCCCACTCAGCGCCTTTTAGTCTCCATTGTGACAAACAATCTACTTTACATATTGCTCATAATTCTGTGTTCCACGAGCGcaataaacatattgaaattaaCTGCCATATTGTTCGTGATAAAATTTGGTTCGGCCTCCTTATCGCTAATCACACCTCATCTCACGAGCAAGCTGTTGACATATTCACCAAAGCATTAGGCCAGGATCTCTTCCATCACTTTCTACCCGAAGTTGGACATTACGGATCTCCATGCGCCAATTTGAGGAGGAGTATTGATAGCTCACTTTCCTAAATTAAGCAACAATCTTCTCCATTTTTGTAGCACCATGATTTTAGGAAATTAgccatttattttgtaattaccaTATTCAATTAGTTGCCTTAGAAACACTTATTCATTGTATCTATTTATTCAATTCCTCTCTAAATGTAAAAATCAAGTCAGTGAAATACAAAAGTTTGAATTCTTGACGTTAGCCAAATTTTGTGCGGTTAATTCGATGAAAACGATGGCGAGTGGGCCTTACCAATGTCGACGTGTGGAACCTGCACGGTGGTGTCCGCAATAGAGTCACGAACAAACGGCAATGCGCTGGTTTATCAACCAAAAATCAACACTCGGTACAGGGGAAATAaacggagaaaaagagagagtgaaagagACGTTGCTTATCGTCGTTCAATAAGAAATCCAGCGAGAAGACTTGACGGCGACACAAATCCGGGAAGGCCAACGAGTTCGCAgcaccaaatatatatataatatcgtaACGAGGAAATCGTAGGGGAGTGAGAGATTTGTAGAAACAAGTGCTGAGAGTGAATTTTGTGAGTGCGAAAATTAGAGTTTGTGAAACTAAGAATAGAGAGTGAGTGAAATGGCTTACAGCCGTTCAACACCATTCCGGTGAGGAGGCTCAACGGAGACAAGAATCCGCAGACCCACAAAGTCGCAGCACCAAACGACAACAAAGAAAATCGTAGGAGAGGTAGAGGGAGTGAGAGTGTATCTGTTGACAAAGAAATTGGCTGGTGAGAAAACACAACTGCAGAGGCGTGGGGAAGATAGAAACGGGGAGGAGAAGGGTTcggagaaggaaagaaaggaaggaaaaaaggaTAGAAACTCACCGAACGACGCCGTTCTGCTCATCAGCTTTTGGGCTTATCGTCGGCTTAGGCTGGGCTAGGATATTACATCAACTGACATCCACGCGTGTGTATAAAAATAGATGCGAGAAGCGTGCTACATACAGCATTATTCTAGAATCAACATGACACGTAGCGTCAGCTCACACGTCGCGCGCATATTGTTGTCTATATAAGCTCGTAACTTGTCGATCATGTACGTACGTTCCCAACTCATCGTTATAGTCGCTTCCTTGAGATATTGATAAACAATGGCCAGTACTGCTTTCTTCACTGCCCTTATCTTTCTGGTTTCAGTACTGAAACTCATCCTGGGGGTCATGGCCAGTACTGTTGGTAATCCCGATTGTGGACCAATCGTAGCTGGTGATACTGACCAGATTCAGTTTGCTCTTAATCTGGAGTTCCTCGAAGCAGAGTTTTTCTTGCGTGGTGCAACTGGTAGGGGACTTGACAGCATCGCTCCATCTCTGGCTAAGGGTGGTCCTCCTCCGATTGGTGCTAGGAAGGCCAGTCTCGACCCTTTAGTCGCTAGGATAATCGAGGAGTTCGGTTATCAAGAAGTCGGTCATCTCAGGTACCACTTGTcaataagaaaatattgatACTACATGGTATAACTTGTTAAGTTTTAAAAGTATTCTCAGATTTATTGTGGTTTGATGCCTTAATTTGCCTTTTTCCGATTTGCTGGAAACTTAAACGCTTTATTAACAGTGCATGAAGGGGTAtccatttctttcttcatgTAATTGTCGGTTTTATCATGCATTCATGAAATTATTGCTGTTGTTAATTGGTTAGAATGTCTCTTTAACAGATCGATGATGATTTTTCAGGGCTATAATTACTAGAATAGGAGGGATTCCAAGGCCGCAGCTGGATCTCGGCGTTCAGAATTTTGCAAAAGTATTTGATGATGCAGTCGGTTTCAAATTGATCCCTCCATTTGACCCTTACGCTGACACAAACCGCTATCTCTTAGCATCATATGTGATCCCCTATGTAGGATTAGTGGGTTATGTTGGCACCATTCCAAATCTTGTCAGAAAAAATTCTCGAAGTGTAAGAGTCTAATCTATCAATTTTCGTCTCCGCAACATGCAAGCATATATGAATCCATTAAATTCCTAGTATATATGTCTTTTGGTACGCAGTTGGTTGCTTCGCTTCTGGGCGTGGAGGCAGGACAGGATGCGGTCATAAGAACACTACTGTACGAGAAAGCCAACCAAATTGTGCAGCCATACAACCTTACGGTGGCCGAATTCACAAACCGAATCTCAGGGCTTAGGAACAAGCTGGCCGCGTGTGGCATCAAAGACGAAGGCATCCTTGTTCCTCTATTTCTTGGAGCAGAGAATATTACGAGCAGTAACATCCTGTCTGCTGATCCTAATTCTCTTTCATATGCTCGGACGCCACCGGAGATATTAAGGATAGTTTATGGAAGTGGCAGTGAGTATAAACCTGGTGGGTTTTACCCTAATGGTGGAGGTGGGAACATTGCAGAGAGATATCTTCCCAAAGCTTAATTAGGAGCTTCCCCTATATAGTACTGGCCGGGTTGGGATTCTTAATAGGGAGTTTATCGGTATGGAACCCGAAATAATTTACaataaagaatcaataaatcGATGGTTAAAAGGTATAAATCGTTAAATTAATGTTTTTAGTTTCTACAATATTGTAATTACGTCATCAATAAATCCAAATATGCTATATTTTGCTGATCATGAGTAAATTAAGCACtccctattatatatatgtcaatTATATAAAGATATTAACGTTGCTGCCGTTGCATATATTTcggaatgaaaattttatatattatactatcgTCTTACTTTCATCACATTATATTAAGATGTATTACatttatcaatattaattaattctttaTTAGATAATTCCTTATCATCTAATAGAAATAAATCATGCGACATACcttatataataagatattaAATGTATAATGagaatatatagtatataggaGTACTCGTTTAAAATCATTTATCGGGggttttatgttatatatttgaGAAATACGCAagtattataagattaatacaCCGgaaatattgttaattatgtATGGGACCAAGTTGAGACGATGTGAGGATCTTAAAGTGACACTTTTGATCTAGGAAAGCCTAaccctaaaaataaaagtactTCACTTTAATAATTTGTTCATTTTTCTTTGGAAACCGATCTCATAATTATAACCCTAATTAATTTGGTGCCCTT
This genomic window from Carya illinoinensis cultivar Pawnee chromosome 7, C.illinoinensisPawnee_v1, whole genome shotgun sequence contains:
- the LOC122316065 gene encoding desiccation-related protein PCC13-62-like isoform X4 gives rise to the protein MASTAFFTALIFLVSVLKLILGVMASTVGNPDCGPIVAGDTDQIQFALNLEFLEAEFFLRGATGRGLDSIAPSLAKGGPPPIGARKASLDPLVARIIEEFGYQEVGHLRAIITRIGGIPRPQLDLGVQNFAKVFDDAVGFKLIPPFDPYADTNRYLLASYVIPYVGLVGYVGTIPNLVRKNSRSLVASLLGVEAGQDAVIRTLLYEKANQIVQPYNLTVAEFTNRISGLRNKLAACGIKDEGILVPLFLGAENITSSNILSADPNSLSYARTPPEILRIVYGSGSEYKPGGFYPNGGGGNIAERYLPKA
- the LOC122316065 gene encoding desiccation-related protein PCC13-62-like isoform X3: MARRTTAFFTALIFLVSVLKPSLVVKAITAKNPDCEPIVASDTDRIQFALNLEFLEAEFFLRGAIGIGLDGIAPSLANGGPPPIGARKANLDPLVARIIEEFGYQEVGHLRAIITRIGGIPRPQLDLGVQNFAKVFDDAVGFKLIPPFDPYADTNRYLLASYVIPYVGLVGYVGTIPNLVRKNSRSLVASLLGVEAGQDAVIRTLLYEKANQIVQPYNLTVAEFTNRISGLRNKLAACGIKDEGILVPLFLGAENITSSNILSADPNSLSYARTPPEILRIVYGSGSEYKPGGFYPNGGGGNIAERYLPKA